Genomic segment of Apium graveolens cultivar Ventura chromosome 7, ASM990537v1, whole genome shotgun sequence:
TCTACAATAATACACTAAACCCAAATCATATTCATGCAATTTATATTAATCCCTCTGTGAAAATCCCCAAATCCAGGTTCCATTAACAAAAAATTTAACAGAGAAATCGTTAAATATCAACATTAATTACCAATTTTTTTTTGTCTTTACATATTTACGTTTTTCAAACATAATATCAATTACTCCATGATCAAACGATTTTCTAAGTATAAATAACAAgtgaatttttttataaaaaataaagatatgaatatatgtatatgatTTCATACACAATAATTAAAATCAGATTTCTTAATCCCCTAACTCAATTAACTATAGACATTACGCGTGAAAACCTCTCACAAAATCAAAACCAAGAATATCACAGAAATTTATATATAAAGAACACCAAAACACACTAAAATAAATCAAAGTTAGTAATGAAAACAAAAATCAATCAGACTCGAAAATTATTAGAGGAAAACAAAAGTTTAATGAAGAAAAAGGATTAAAAAAGGATTGAGGGTTTTCATGTAGAAAACCCATCTAATAGTCTACTTCGAATTTTTCTAAATATTTCAATGAACTACAAATCATTAACTAATTTTAAGTCTATGCACATTTAGGTGGATTGCATATTGTTAGTAATTTGGCAAAATTTCTTTATAATTCACAAAATATAGAAATTAGTAAATGACGATAATATAACAATATGTAATTAATAAAATTTTGGAGTTAAAGTATAATTAAAAGTAcaatatatattttacataaacAAAAAAATCTTTTTTcatattgtattattaagtcagtggatgaataaaaataaaatttcgacTAACTTATTAGTTATCAAAATTCATACggaaaatataaaaatacacaCAAACATAATACATAAATGAATTTATCAAACTAAATATATCTAAAGTAAAGAAAAATATGAGCTGAAAAAtacaaatataatatattttacaCTAATAAGTCAAACAAAATCAATAACAATTATTTTTAAATAGCCCGGTGAGGGACTCCTTTCCGCTTTTTTTTCCTTTCAACAGTTGTCAACATACTATCTGCTGCAACTGTGTCCCTAGTTCCTGCTGCTTCGGCTGAGTCCCTATCTGCAGCAGCAGCAGTTCCGAGGTTAAGGAATGGATGATCTGTGATTTTTTCCTTCCTTGAGATAGCCTTCACCTAAATAAGATAATTTTTATTTTAGCAAAATATATCTGTATAGAATGGGAGGAGTACATTAATGTGGTTTTTAGATATGAATCGAATCCCACAGACATACACACCTTACACTCCAGGCTGCAGTAGCGGTACGCTGCAGGGTTATGAAGACTCCTTTTGCATATGTCACAGTTAGAGCTTGTCTCAGTTACCTCTTGAACCTTGATCTTGTTGTCCAAGGGATGCAGAGTTGCAACCCGCTTCTTGTTGCACTTGTACAGCTGATGTCACCATGTAAAACAACATCAGAAGAATAATGAACATTGTCATATAGATGGTATTTTCTTTATTTATTTACATAATAAAAATTCCCATGAATTTATTGTCTTCATACTACTGTTTGTTGTTATCATGATGACCCCTAATTGTACCACTAATATGAAGTGGAGAATACTAATTATGCCTAGATGGTCAGATCtatataataaaaattacaaaTTCTTGCATAATTGATTTATCAGAACATCAAAATATATGATTACAAGACAATAAAAAAATAAACTGATATTTAGTTTTCAAAAGTTCAATTCTGATCATGTACCTGAATCTTAGAACAATCAATCAATTTTTTCAAGTCTTTCCCAACAACAGCATCCTGGTAGACATGTCTATATATCCTTATCGTTTTATGTCCACCACATGAACCTGATGGCGAGAAGCAGTGTTTGCAAATCGGCAAATCACAATCTATGCAGTACATGGTAGTCTCATTGTTGCTCAGATTATGAGTTGAACAACTCTTGAAGAATTCTTTCTCAAGAAATGTTTGCAGCCACGCTGACATGCCTTGAACTTGTTCCTCCTGAAACTAATTCCATGTCACTAATCGAAACAAATTAATGTCGATGAAAATACACTAGACAATGTAAACATAAAGAGCGATAGTTTGAAGCCTATCTTTTAGGGATCTATACAAAAATGGTATAAAAACATAAGAATGAAACTAACAAATATATTAGTAACCAATCAAATAAGCTTGTAGTAATCATACATAGTGTTTCATACACTCTGTATGTACCTGTTCCATTGATCTTAAATCTTCACACTAACAAACTTTGGAACAAGGTACTGGAGTTCACACTTTTGGCTAATTTTGGTAACAGACTATCCAGGAATAAAATAAGGTGTTGAAGGActttatttataataattataacaTGTGTAGGTGGATACCACTAGTGTGGTGTTAATCGGAACATTTGACAACAAAAATCTTATTTTGAATTTATAATGACCACGGTTATGTTATTTATGCCTATTTTATATCCACTTTTTTTATAACATATTAAAAGACAATGAAGATAAATATCTATCCAACTACTAAAATAATGCACAAAAATTCACATATAATGATTTCATATATAATAAGATCTAATCTTACTAGAAAACTCGTTAATTGGagttataaaattattttagaaagaTCTTCAATCTTCTAAATGATCTTAGGTAATTTATTGGCTAATTGGGTTTATTAACAATTGATCATTTAAAAAACCAAAATTCATTAATGAGTTTTTATTCAATTTAAGTAAAATatttcttataattttatataGTCGCTGATTAGTTGTATATATCATTTTTGGGCAACTAATAGTATTTTAAACCTAGTATATAGGGAAAATTAGATATTTAGTTTTTTGGCATTTCACTTATAGAAATTAGGCTCTAATTCTTTGACAAATTTTTAGGTTATATTACATGTTTTCTCCAAAAATTTATGAACATATGTTTTTTTTGTAATCTATTATGTATAGGTTCATTACAATAAGTggaaatttttatttattattttagattatttaTCTATTCAATTGAGGTATGCATTATCTTATATAAATTCTCATTCCAAAAAAAATCATCCACTATCTCTAACAAACTCTATACAAACATAAGGATATAAATGATTAGAACATAGGCTTAATCTTGggatttgaaaaataaatattttaaaaaaaatgggcCCCTGTAGTTTAAAAAATATAGGAAAAAATACAAGGACAACCAACTATCaacaattaaataaatatgtAGGCCCATTCTTAATATAAAAAGACAAAGGGATAAACTAATGGCTTCATTACCAAAGTTTCACTACCAAACTTATATacaaataattttgaaaacataTATGGCTCATTATCAAATGGAATTGAATGCAATAAATACATGGGCCAAAATCAAATAATTTATTTGAAGGAATTAGTTATAATTACATGCTAAAAATTTATTACTATTTTGAGTATCAAGAACGCATATCATAATTTAGATACATATAGAGTGAAGTTCTACGGAAATTACGTTTTTGTTGGAGACCACGAAGACCACGAAGACCACGAAGACCACGAAGACCACGAATATTCTACAACTAAAATCTTATATAAAAATATTGCAAAATGTATTGTTTTGTGAATTATGTTCCACAAATActattattttattcaaaatcttgaactGCATGTAGAACATTACTAAATATTTTATTCTACGAAACATATTT
This window contains:
- the LOC141674696 gene encoding protein RGF1 INDUCIBLE TRANSCRIPTION FACTOR 1-like, yielding MSAWLQTFLEKEFFKSCSTHNLSNNETTMYCIDCDLPICKHCFSPSGSCGGHKTIRIYRHVYQDAVVGKDLKKLIDCSKIQLYKCNKKRVATLHPLDNKIKVQEVTETSSNCDICKRSLHNPAAYRYCSLECKVKAISRKEKITDHPFLNLGTAAAADRDSAEAAGTRDTVAADSMLTTVERKKKRKGVPHRAI